A single region of the Pleurocapsa minor HA4230-MV1 genome encodes:
- a CDS encoding peptide chain release factor 3: MPAELQTEIEQAVSSRRNFAIISHPDAGKTTLTEKLLLYGGAIHEAGAVKARREQRKVTSDWMEMEQQRGISITSTVLQFIYNQFQINLLDTPGHQDFSEDTYRTLAAADNSVMLIDAAKGLEPQTRKLFEVCQLRSLPIFTFVNKLDRPGRDAFELIDEIEQELGLQTYAVNWPIGMGDRFKGVFDRRQRKIHLFERRSHGSKAAQDTVIELGDPQIEDLLEPELYYQLKEELEILDEIGMDFDLEQVHAGKMTPIFFGSAMTNFGVELFLKAFLEYAQPPESHNSSIGVIEPTYEEFTGFVFKLQANMDPKHRDRVAFVRVCTGKFEKDMTVQHARTGKTVRLSRPQKLFAQGRESLDEAFPGDIIGLNNPGVFAIGDTIYNGKKIEYEGIPCFSPEIFAYLKNPNPSKFKQFQKGIKELREEGAVQVMYSTDEFKRDPILAAVGQLQIEVVQFRMQNEYNVETTTEPLPYSVARWVHGGWDALAKAGRIFNAIAVKDNWGRPVLLFKNEWNLRQIEQDTPELELKSIAPVGAGIQPD, encoded by the coding sequence ATGCCCGCAGAACTCCAGACTGAAATCGAACAGGCTGTATCCAGCCGTCGTAACTTTGCGATTATTTCCCACCCTGACGCGGGAAAGACTACCCTCACAGAAAAGCTTCTACTTTACGGGGGCGCAATTCATGAAGCGGGGGCGGTTAAAGCCCGACGAGAACAGCGCAAAGTGACATCTGACTGGATGGAAATGGAACAACAAAGGGGTATTTCGATTACCTCTACAGTGTTGCAGTTTATCTATAATCAGTTTCAGATTAACCTTTTAGATACTCCTGGACACCAAGATTTTAGTGAAGATACTTATCGAACCTTGGCTGCTGCGGATAATTCCGTGATGCTGATTGATGCTGCTAAAGGTTTAGAGCCACAAACTCGCAAGCTGTTTGAAGTTTGTCAGTTGAGATCGCTACCTATTTTTACTTTTGTCAATAAACTAGATCGTCCTGGTCGAGATGCTTTTGAGCTGATTGACGAGATCGAGCAAGAACTCGGTTTGCAGACTTATGCTGTAAATTGGCCGATCGGTATGGGCGATCGCTTTAAGGGTGTGTTTGACCGTCGGCAAAGGAAGATACACCTGTTTGAAAGACGTTCTCACGGTAGCAAAGCGGCTCAAGATACAGTAATTGAATTAGGAGATCCGCAAATTGAGGATTTACTCGAACCAGAGCTTTATTACCAGCTCAAAGAAGAATTAGAAATCCTCGATGAAATTGGCATGGATTTTGATTTAGAGCAGGTTCATGCAGGGAAAATGACGCCGATTTTCTTTGGTAGCGCCATGACTAACTTTGGGGTAGAGCTATTCCTTAAAGCCTTTTTAGAGTATGCCCAACCGCCCGAATCCCACAACTCATCGATTGGCGTAATTGAGCCTACCTACGAGGAATTTACGGGGTTTGTGTTTAAACTTCAGGCAAACATGGATCCCAAACATCGCGATCGCGTGGCATTTGTGCGCGTCTGTACTGGTAAGTTTGAAAAAGATATGACGGTACAACACGCTCGTACAGGGAAAACAGTCCGTCTATCTCGTCCCCAAAAGCTATTTGCTCAAGGTAGAGAATCGTTGGATGAGGCTTTTCCTGGGGATATTATTGGTCTCAATAATCCTGGTGTATTTGCGATCGGCGATACCATCTATAACGGTAAGAAGATTGAATACGAAGGTATACCCTGTTTTTCCCCCGAAATATTTGCTTACTTGAAAAACCCTAACCCATCTAAATTTAAGCAGTTCCAAAAAGGCATTAAAGAATTGCGTGAAGAAGGAGCAGTGCAGGTCATGTATTCTACTGATGAATTCAAACGCGACCCCATTTTAGCTGCGGTAGGACAACTACAAATCGAAGTAGTTCAGTTTCGGATGCAAAATGAATACAACGTCGAAACTACTACTGAACCTTTACCCTATAGTGTGGCACGCTGGGTACATGGTGGCTGGGACGCCTTAGCCAAAGCAGGTCGGATCTTTAATGCGATCGCCGTTAAGGATAATTGGGGTAGACCAGTTCTGTTATTTAAGAATGAGTGGAATCTACGCCAAATTGAACAGGATACTCCTGAATTAGAGTTAAAGTCGA
- a CDS encoding type II toxin-antitoxin system PemK/MazF family toxin, translating to MKKFGSAEYIPHRGDIVWLDFNPRTGREQAGHRPTIIISPQQFNSMSSLAFVCPITSRIKGFSFEVLLPEEMQTKGVVLIHHFRSIDWQAREIKFIEEAPPLVIEEICAKLEPLILY from the coding sequence GTGAAGAAATTTGGTAGTGCAGAATATATACCCCACCGTGGAGATATAGTTTGGTTAGATTTTAATCCCCGTACTGGTAGAGAACAAGCGGGACATCGCCCTACTATTATCATATCGCCCCAACAATTTAATTCTATGTCTTCTCTTGCTTTTGTCTGCCCAATTACCAGCAGAATTAAAGGATTTAGCTTTGAAGTTTTGTTGCCAGAAGAGATGCAAACAAAAGGAGTAGTTTTAATTCATCATTTCAGAAGTATTGATTGGCAAGCCAGAGAAATTAAGTTCATTGAAGAAGCACCGCCTTTGGTAATCGAAGAAATTTGTGCCAAGTTAGAGCCTCTAATTCTATATTGA
- a CDS encoding AbrB/MazE/SpoVT family DNA-binding domain-containing protein — translation MSTVAKWGNSLAIRIPKNLSDQINLKEGMTVSIKVTENNLVITPEKLKYTLAELLAGANSEDFSGEYDWGKVEGEEIW, via the coding sequence ATGTCAACAGTTGCCAAGTGGGGAAATAGTCTGGCAATCCGCATTCCCAAAAATTTAAGCGATCAAATCAACTTGAAAGAAGGAATGACTGTTTCAATTAAAGTGACGGAAAATAATCTAGTCATTACTCCTGAAAAACTAAAATACACTCTCGCAGAATTACTAGCAGGAGCAAACAGCGAAGATTTTAGTGGTGAATACGATTGGGGCAAGGTAGAGGGTGAAGAAATTTGGTAG
- a CDS encoding peptidase has protein sequence MMTTIILAIAICLMVAISHQAVHSQPQDTSNLPPAKVHALPQSLATWKQNNQGNYFNEIKSTPLGYLVWSQFPLKIYIDSVPPENTAANQRFQQWTETARKAIAEWNVYLPLQEVSARNTADILVLRSQPERAVKLNPNTGLYEIPRAVSAQTNYKFYLTANPVAIALRMTIQVSPNFTGVSLLATMRHELGHALGIWGHSPKAEDALYFSQVSNPPAISERDINTLKQIYQQPTRLGWKIQ, from the coding sequence ATGATGACGACGATTATCTTGGCGATCGCCATTTGCTTAATGGTCGCAATTTCTCATCAGGCTGTCCATTCACAACCCCAAGACACTTCTAACCTACCTCCAGCAAAAGTTCATGCTTTACCTCAGTCTTTAGCCACCTGGAAACAAAACAACCAGGGAAATTACTTTAACGAGATTAAATCAACGCCTTTAGGATATCTAGTGTGGTCACAGTTTCCGCTGAAGATATATATAGACTCTGTACCGCCAGAAAATACCGCAGCCAATCAGCGTTTTCAGCAGTGGACAGAGACAGCCAGAAAAGCGATCGCCGAGTGGAACGTTTATTTACCTCTACAAGAAGTATCAGCAAGAAATACAGCCGATATCTTAGTATTGCGATCGCAACCAGAAAGAGCGGTCAAGTTGAATCCTAATACTGGACTGTATGAAATTCCCCGAGCAGTTTCCGCCCAAACCAACTACAAATTTTATTTAACAGCAAATCCTGTGGCGATCGCTTTACGCATGACGATCCAGGTAAGCCCAAATTTTACGGGAGTATCTTTATTAGCTACCATGCGCCATGAATTAGGTCATGCACTAGGAATCTGGGGACATAGCCCAAAAGCAGAAGATGCTCTCTATTTCTCCCAGGTAAGCAATCCCCCAGCTATTTCTGAACGAGATATTAATACTCTGAAGCAAATTTATCAGCAACCAACTAGATTAGGCTGGAAAATTCAGTAG